A region from the Corticium candelabrum chromosome 14, ooCorCand1.1, whole genome shotgun sequence genome encodes:
- the LOC134189426 gene encoding kinesin-like protein KIF3B, with translation MIDSKTTVIHNPTTGGSGAKEHAFTYDRSYFWDTKSSEVYNELCQPLLEKAMDGYNATVFAYGQTGAGKTYSMTGTEEDPGVIPLMHQDMFRRIESSPSNMQFLVTVSYLEIYQEVIYDLLNPSGKDMKVRQHPQLGIYVEDLAELVVRNEDEIAQLQEQGNKVRKMAATEMNHSSSRSHAVFMIQIEQKDSEADNVQGLRAKINLVDLAGSERADSTGAEGKQLKEGAAINKSLSALGNVINALADPKKRTTHVPYRDSKLTRILQESLGGNCVTVMLAMISPADVNHGETLSTLQYANRAKNIQNVSRKNEDENTRIIRELRDEIARLRQSLAHSGGAGPSHEEIQRMEGMISDLQIAKRQTWDEKEKLSAMFEDERRKNLASKGMLDWVMDTLKKENKEVHERLQALGDEKDKLAAQYKLKKKEVDDVKDDLQTKINDYSKYDKSEAQTAEAKQLVTQIHKVKERLKKENEELKDLKQKIRDVQEKIRSQKEDAEAHATFLAGNRELREMIEKDEREKVERENKMFLSEELDKMKLEIEQEKAELKLRMVQEGAEINSEQLAKAEMELIELRAEKSMMTLQIQTLEKEKQRYRDVLDEAYKRHKDAMEIQQLQHFQAFRSYREVFEEQKLVLEQRFRSLLQDAIQDAVFLATTNSELQQQNEQLCEEVAGLKDKLSVATAAVL, from the exons ATGATAGATTCGAAGACGACTGTCATCCATAATCCAACTACTGGAGGGTCTGGAGCGAAG GAGCATGCGTTCACGTACGATCGGAGCTACTTTTGGGACACAAAATCG AGTGAAGTGTATAACGAACTTTGTCAACCGCTGCTTGAAAAAGCAATGGATGGCTATAATGCAACAGTCTTCGCTTACGGACAG ACCGGAGCTGGAAAGACCTACAGCATGACTGGTACGGAAGAGGACCCTGGTGTCATACCACTG ATGCACCAGGACATGTTCAGGAGAATTGAATCATCACCATCAAACATGCAGTTTCTAGTGACTGTATCATATCTAGAG ATTTATCAGGAAGTCATTTATGACTTATTGAATCCGAGCGGTAAAGACATGAAAGTTAGACAGCATCCACAGCTTGGAAT TTATGTTGAAGATCTTGCCGAGCTTGTTGTTCGAAATGAAGACGAAATTGCACAGCTTCAGGAGCAAGGAAACAAAGTACGGAAGATGGCCGCTACAGAAATGAACCATTCAAGCTCACG GTCTCATGCCGTGTTTATGATTCAAATCGAACAGAAGGACTCGGAGGCGGACAACGTGCAAGGTCTGCGAGCAAAGATTAACTTGGTGGACTTGGCTGGGTCCGAGAGAGCGGACTCAACGGGAGCAGAAGGGAAACAATTGAAAGAAGGAGCGGCAATTAATAAAAG CTTGAGTGCTCTCGGCAACGTTATAAATGCTCTTGCTGATCCAAAGAAACGTACAACTCACGTACCATATCGAGACTCAAAGTTGACTCGAATTCTTCAAGAATCTCTTGGTGGCAATTGTGTAACAGTTATGTTAGCCATGATATCACCAGCAG ATGTCAATCATGGTGAGACTCTTTCTACTTTACAGTATGCTAACAGAGCCAAAAACATTCAGAATGTTTCACGAAAGAATGAA GATGAGAATACTCGTATTATACGAGAGCTGAGAGATGAGATTGCAAGGTTAAGGCAAAGTTTGGCACACAGTGGTGGTGCTGGGCCAAGCCACGAGGAAATACAGAGGATGGAG GGAATGATCAGTGACTTACAAATTGCTAAACGACAAACTTGGGACGAGAAAGAAAAACTGTCTGCTATGTTTGAAGATGAGCGAAGAAAGAATCTTGCCAGCAAG GGAATGCTGGATTGGGTGATGGACACTTTGAAAAAGGAGAACAAAGAGGTTCATGAACGCCTGCAAGCTCTTGGTGATGAGAAAGATAAG CTTGCGGCACAGTACAAACTCAAGAAGAAAGAAGTAGATGACGTCAAGGACGATCTGCAAACAAAGATCAATGACTATTCAAAATACGACAAATCGG AGGCTCAGACTGCAGAGGCAAAGCAGCTAGTTACACAAATTCATAAGGTCAAGGAAAGACTGAAGAAGgagaacgaagaattgaaagATCTCAAACAAAAGATAAGAGATGTGCAAGAAAAGATTAGATCACAGAAAGAA GATGCTGAAGCGCATGCCACATTCTTGGCTGGCAATCGAGAACTTAGGGAAATGATTGAA AAAGATGAAAGGGAAAAGGTTGAACGAGAAAACAAAATGTTTCTGTCTGAAGAACTGGACAAGATGAAGCTTGAAATTGAACAAGAGAAAGCCGAACTGAAA TTGCGGATGGTGCAAGAGGGAGCCGAGATCAACTCTGAACAGTTGGCAAAGGCAGAGATGGAGCTAATTGAGCTTCGAGCTGAGAAATCTATGATGACTCTACAGATTCAAACATTGGAAAAGGAGAAGCAGCGTTACAGAGATGTCCTGGATGAAGCTTACAAGCGACATAAGGATGCCATGgaaattcaacaactgcaacacTTTCAG GCATTTCGAAGTTATCGTGAAGTGTTTGAAGAGCAGAAATTGGTCTTGGAGCAGAGATTCCGTAGTCTTCTGCAAGACGCCATCCAAGACGCTGTCTTTCTTGCCACAACCAATAGTGAGTTGCAACAACAGAATGAGCAGCTTTGCGaag AGGTTGCAGGGTTGAAAGACAAGCTATCTGTGGCTACCGCTGCTGTTCTATAG
- the LOC134189674 gene encoding protein dispatched homolog 1-like, whose product MRMTILRAYSQFLVRWPYLMIAIICVLMLLMIPIGFSPSIHSLPDFAQPAKGFETRGTTIAKRDQTLKRIQTLTSEQTFFKSVPIPRHQITGDRKRRQVSGCERYYRIVDLTSANDTKLHLCFIEDEQVLAFEGDLLHDTSIRAMCSLSESVVRSHSLYSQVCYTDVSSSCVPDISLGNILASWKGKSRCQDITNEDVNELIGSLARCAQLYLDGKLDSDCAERMGSSTSCSQVSSECSDMNAMFTIMHYLIDVNFVKAIASWCGGKSGNCDDSLPVLQYSIAILQAKESASVFEVIYKDRLTSTVSNDGVTLVGFSFDGVAYKVFQERLLSDVIYPALSIIIVFIIMWIYTGTLFVTGLSVFAIMSSMGVAYFWYTIVFGVDFFPFINLTAIVILIGVGSDDVFVFMDTWKQIKRNNPNASIVERVQKTLRHAALSMFVTSFTTSAAFFANAISSIISIKCFGVYAGISVLVNYILMITWLPAVVVISEKYIDVLWEKITNGRLSSFVKIKHVWNLCLQKCSSVYTVGIPWLIFKVHLLLVILLVGLGIGMTVVVFHSPGLQLPTTNQFQLFLSSDILSTYDFKLVDRFAFESSLADEETMPIVFAFGPIPEDHGSQFEPSQEPVGPVKFQQTSMVISEAGQVWLLEFCSDIRNQTFYRQGYESCFILDMNIWLQQLKTPSNCADYKATVQRYARGYNVKDVEPLCCDVILPTNVTTFSTCLVHWSIAKRSYSTSWNGPLFQIDMATKEIQLIALFVQVTSNQVYTNSYTDMNSFWESVQKWLDSIGRSAPRELQGGWFTSPYYLRFYDLQQSLSIGSVLSMGVSIGVAFAVLFLTSLNVLISVYAIVSIAGTLVCTVGTLVLLGWQLNIMESVAMSIAVGLSVDFAVHYGVAYRLCSEPDRKKRTQYAITHMGPAITMAAVTTFVAGAMMMPSQILAYHQLGIFLMLIMLYSWIFANFFFLPICCLIGPQGMCCQIKIPRHIDCYLVEESEQESASGYSGGVEMADSTDMEEMTEPLIIEE is encoded by the exons ATGAG GATGACGATTTTGCGTGCCTACTCACAATTCTTAGTGAGATGGCCGTATCTGATGATTGCCattatttgtgtgttgatgCTACTGATGATACCGATTGGATTCAGTCCAAGCATTCACTCATTGCCGGACTTTGCACAGCCAGCGAAG GGATTTGAAACTCGAGGGACTACAATTGCTAAACGTGATCAAACACTGAAGCGCATCCAAACGCTGACATCTGAACAAACATTTTTTAAGTCCGTGCCGATTCCAAGACATCAAATAACAGGAGATCGAAAGAGACGACAAGTTTCTGGATGCGAAAGATATTATAGAATTGTCGATCTGACTTCAGCCAACGACACTAAGTTGCACTTATGTTTCATAGAAGATGAGCAAGTACTGGCATTTGAAGGCGACTTACTGCATGATACATCAATACGAGCCATGTGTTCTTTATCGGAATCTGTGGTGCGATCTCATTCTTTGTATTCCCAAGTCTGTTATACTGATGTTAGCAGCAGTTGTGTGCCTGACATTTCTCTCGGCAATATCCTTGCTTCATGGAAAGGTAAATCAAGGTGTCAAGATATCACAAATGAGGATGTAAACGAACTGATAGGGAGTCTTGCTCGTTGTGCCCAACTGTATCTTGATGGAAAACTCGATTCAGACTGTGCAGAAAGAATGGGATCTTCTACATCCTGCAGTCAAGTGTCATCTGAATGCAGTGATATGAATGCCATGTTTACTATTATGCATTACCTTATTGATGTCAACTTTGTGAAAGCAATTGCTAGTTGGTGTGGAGGAAAATCTGGCAATTGTGACGACAGTCTACCTGTTTTGCAGTACTCCATTGCCATCCTTCAAGCAAAAGAGTCGGCATCTGTTTTTGAAGTCATCTACAAAGATCGATTGACGTCAACTGTGTCAAATGATGGTGTTACGTTAGTAGGATTTAGCTTTGATGGAGTTGCTTACAAGGTGTTTCAAGAACGTCTGTTGAGTGATGTTATTTATCCTGCTCTTTCTATTATAATTGTCTTCATTATTATGTGGATCTACACCGGAACATTGTTTGTGACCggattgtctgtctttgctaTTATGTCTTCAATGGGTGTTGCATATTTTTGGTACACTATCGTGTTTGGAGTCGATTTCTTCCCATTCATAAACCTGACAGCGATTGTTATTCTTATTGGAGTTGGATCAGATgacgtgtttgtgtttatggaCACCTGGAAGCAGATAAAACGAAACAATCCAAATGCTTCAATAGTGGAACGAGTTCAAAAAACGCTTCGTCATGCTGCTTTGTCAATGTTTGTGACTAGTTTTACTACATCAGCAGCTTTCTTTGCTAATGCGATATCATCGATTATTAGCATCAAGTGTTTTGGTGTATACGCGGGGATATCTGTGTTGGTCAACTACATTCTAATGATTACTTGGCTTCCAGCTGTTGTTGTGATTTCAGAGAAATATATTGATGTATTATGGGAAAAGATCACAAATGGACGTTTGTCTTCGTTTGTGAAAATCAAACATGTTTGGAATTTATGTTTGCAGAAATGCTCTTCGGTGTATACAGTTGGCATTCCATGGTTGATATTTAAAGTTCACTTACTGCTGGTCATCTTGTTAGTTGGTCTGGGAATTGGGATGACAGTAGTTGTGTTTCATAGTCCGGGTCTCCAGCTTCCTACCACAAACCAATTTCAGTTGTTTCTATCATCAGACATTCTCTCAACGTACGATTTCAAACTTGTTGATCGTTTTGCATTTGAATCTTCACTTGCAGATGAAGAAACAATGCCTATAGTTTTTGCATTTGGTCCCATTCCAGAAGACCACGGCAGCCAGTTTGAGCCCAGTCAGGAGCCAGTAGGACCAGTAAAGTTCCAGCAGACATCGATGGTCATTAGTGAAGCAGGACAGGTATGGCTATTGGAATTTTGTTCTGATATCAGAAACCAGACATTCTATAGACAAGGTTATGAAAGCTGCTTTATTTTGGACATGAACATTTGGCTACAACAACTTAAAACACCTAGCAACTGTGCAGACTATAAGGCAACTGTACAAAGGTACGCAAGAGGTTACAATGTGAAAGATGTGGAAccactgtgttgtgatgtcattTTGCCAACAAATGTAACGACTTTTAGCACGTGTCTCGTTCACTGGAGCATTGCTAAGCGTAGTTATTCTACAAGTTGGAATGGTCCACTCTTTCAAATAGACATGGCAACTAAAGAAATTCAACTAATTGCTCTTTTTGTTCAAGTTACGAGCAATCAGGTTTACACCAATTCGTACACAGACATGAATTCATTTTGGGAGAGTGTGCAGAAGTGGCTTGATTCCATCGGCCGCTCTGCACCTCGTGAACTGCAAGGCGGTTGGTTTACGAGTCCATACTATCTTCGATTCTATGACTTGCAGCAGAGTTTGTCGATTGGATCTGTGCTTTCAATGGGAGTTTCGATCGGTGTAGCTTTTGCTGTCCTCTTCCTTACCAGTTTGAACGTCTTGATTAGTGTGTATGCCATTGTATCGATTGCTGGCACGTTAGTGTGCACTGTTGGCACTCTAGTGTTGCTTGGATGGCAGCTGAATATAATGGAATCTGTTGCCATGTCTATTGCTGTCGGCCTTTCAGTTGACTTTGCTGTCCACTATGGAGTGGCGTATCGATTGTGTTCTGAGCCGGACAGGAAAAAGCGAACACAATATGCTATTACTCACATGGGACCTGCCATTACCATGGCTGCTGTAACAACGTTTGTTGCCGGTGCAATGATGATGCCTTCGCAGATTTTAGCGTACCATCAGTTGGGCATTTTCCTGATGCTCATCATGTTGTACAGCTGGATCTTTGCTAACTTTTTCTTTTTACCAATCTGTTGCCTGATTGGACCACAAGGTATGTGTTGTCAGATAAAAATTCCAAGGCACATTGACTGTTACTTAGTGGAAGAGAGTGAGCAGGAATCTGCGTCAGGCTATTCTGGTGGTGTGGAGATGGCAGACAGTACAGATATGGAAGAAATGACAGAGCCATTGATTATTGAAGAATGA
- the LOC134189427 gene encoding ORC ubiquitin ligase 1-like isoform X2 has product MESKEKTTNTLCISLTLPVACNICLGKVKEPVTCPNQHVFCSVCIDQWSKVHNHCPNCRVVFTQEKGCRRLIGAGTEESCGDCSQAEKAELRRTRLDLICREYESDISQLEEELNNSRSSNSRLEQELCRSNEQQARSHCTLSTDLDHCYAVGKPREETMSTDIDLSNLLEVTEQLQTMTRLYEKLNNSMRKLEEENQRLSNENFALRSEVADKRRANSSRDMTVSPRRVSRYTIAALEAELEKYQRQEDQLKKALKRSDQYTEQLERDLALLKRESQTPCHNEETDHKRPPDNVLVANEHLNFDILENLGTSSETVDVSLGVAHIKQEDYIDLPLMSHEMLPITADPLSLEDSLKCLYSDTPASLLSTHTSLAFGMPMVDADRCDAQSCRTRRRQTRQAGNMESHFPVRRRSFRLGSVGSFSSATGGLSKSQAGTGDGSGAKTLKWTL; this is encoded by the exons ATGGAGAGCAAAGAGAAGACAACCAACACTCTATGCATATCTCTTACTCTTCCAGTGGCGTGCAATATCTGTCTGGGAAAG GTGAAGGAGCCCGTCACATGTCCCAACCAGCACGTGTTCTGTTCTGTTTGCATTGACCAGTGGAGCAAGGTGCACAACCATTGTCCCAATTGTCGCGTCGTATTCACGCAGGAGAAAGGCTGCAGGAGACTGATAG GAGCTGGTACTGAAGAGTCATGTGGAGACTGTAGCCAAGCGGAGAAAGCTGAACTGAGGAGAACAAGATTAGATCTTATTTGTAGAGAATACGAG AGCGATATCTCTCAACTGGAGGAGGAGCTGAACAACTCAAGATCATCTAATTCAAGACTTGAACAAGAATTGTGTAGGAGCAATGAACAACAGGCACGGAGTCACTGCACGCTGTCTACGGACCTTGATCATTGTTATGCAGTTGGAAAGCCAAGAGAAGAGACGATGTCAACAGACATTGATCtttcaaatctgcttgaagtCACTGAGCAGCTTCAGACAATGACACGACTGTATGAAAAACTGAACAACAGCATGAGAAAGTTGGAGGAG GAGAACCAGAGGCTCAGTAATGAGAACTTTGCACTGAGAAGTGAAGTTGCAGACAAGAGAAGGGCAAATTCGTCAAGAGATATGACTGTGTCACCGAGAAG AGTGAGTCGTTACACCATTGCAGCTCTGGAAGCTGAACTTGAAAAATATCAACGTCAAGAGGACCAGTTGAAGAAAGCTCTTAAAAGAAGCGATCAATACACAGAACAACTGGAACGTGATCTTGCCCTTCTGAAAAGAGAATCTCAAACACCATGTCATAATGAAGAAACTGACCACAAAAGACCACCGGACAATGTGTTGGTGGCCAATGaacatttaaattttgatatcTTGGAGAACTTGGGAACGAGCTCTGAAACAGTTGATGTTTCTCTCGGTGTTGCCCACATAAAGCAAGAAGACTACATTGACCTGCCTCTGATGTCACATGAAATGCTACCTATTACTGCAGATCCCTTGTCTTTAGAAGACAGTTTGAAATGTCTATATTCTGATACTCCAGCGTCATTACTTTCTACACATACATCTTTAGCATTTGGGATGCCAATGGTGGATGCTGACAGATGTGATGCTCAGTCATGCAGAACTCGAcgaagacaaacaagacaagca GGAAATATGGAATCACATTTTCCAGTTCGTCGACGATCATTCAGGCTCgggtctgttggttctttctcatctGCCACTGGTGGCTTGTCAAAGTCCCAGGCAGGGACAGGTGATGGCAGTGGAGCAAAAACACTTAAGTGGACCTTGTGA
- the LOC134189427 gene encoding ORC ubiquitin ligase 1-like isoform X1 codes for MESKEKTTNTLCISLTLPVACNICLGKVKEPVTCPNQHVFCSVCIDQWSKVHNHCPNCRVVFTQEKGCRRLIGAGTEESCGDCSQAEKAELRRTRLDLICREYESDISQLEEELNNSRSSNSRLEQELCRSNEQQARSHCTLSTDLDHCYAVGKPREETMSTDIDLSNLLEVTEQLQTMTRLYEKLNNSMRKLEEENQRLSNENFALRSEVADKRRANSSRDMTVSPRRVSRYTIAALEAELEKYQRQEDQLKKALKRSDQYTEQLERDLALLKRESQTPCHNEETDHKRPPDNVLVANEHLNFDILENLGTSSETVDVSLGVAHIKQEDYIDLPLMSHEMLPITADPLSLEDSLKCLYSDTPASLLSTHTSLAFGMPMVDADRCDAQSCRTRRRQTRQAVSQTSSQKSSHSLGDQNRSCFQGNMESHFPVRRRSFRLGSVGSFSSATGGLSKSQAGTGDGSGAKTLKWTL; via the exons ATGGAGAGCAAAGAGAAGACAACCAACACTCTATGCATATCTCTTACTCTTCCAGTGGCGTGCAATATCTGTCTGGGAAAG GTGAAGGAGCCCGTCACATGTCCCAACCAGCACGTGTTCTGTTCTGTTTGCATTGACCAGTGGAGCAAGGTGCACAACCATTGTCCCAATTGTCGCGTCGTATTCACGCAGGAGAAAGGCTGCAGGAGACTGATAG GAGCTGGTACTGAAGAGTCATGTGGAGACTGTAGCCAAGCGGAGAAAGCTGAACTGAGGAGAACAAGATTAGATCTTATTTGTAGAGAATACGAG AGCGATATCTCTCAACTGGAGGAGGAGCTGAACAACTCAAGATCATCTAATTCAAGACTTGAACAAGAATTGTGTAGGAGCAATGAACAACAGGCACGGAGTCACTGCACGCTGTCTACGGACCTTGATCATTGTTATGCAGTTGGAAAGCCAAGAGAAGAGACGATGTCAACAGACATTGATCtttcaaatctgcttgaagtCACTGAGCAGCTTCAGACAATGACACGACTGTATGAAAAACTGAACAACAGCATGAGAAAGTTGGAGGAG GAGAACCAGAGGCTCAGTAATGAGAACTTTGCACTGAGAAGTGAAGTTGCAGACAAGAGAAGGGCAAATTCGTCAAGAGATATGACTGTGTCACCGAGAAG AGTGAGTCGTTACACCATTGCAGCTCTGGAAGCTGAACTTGAAAAATATCAACGTCAAGAGGACCAGTTGAAGAAAGCTCTTAAAAGAAGCGATCAATACACAGAACAACTGGAACGTGATCTTGCCCTTCTGAAAAGAGAATCTCAAACACCATGTCATAATGAAGAAACTGACCACAAAAGACCACCGGACAATGTGTTGGTGGCCAATGaacatttaaattttgatatcTTGGAGAACTTGGGAACGAGCTCTGAAACAGTTGATGTTTCTCTCGGTGTTGCCCACATAAAGCAAGAAGACTACATTGACCTGCCTCTGATGTCACATGAAATGCTACCTATTACTGCAGATCCCTTGTCTTTAGAAGACAGTTTGAAATGTCTATATTCTGATACTCCAGCGTCATTACTTTCTACACATACATCTTTAGCATTTGGGATGCCAATGGTGGATGCTGACAGATGTGATGCTCAGTCATGCAGAACTCGAcgaagacaaacaagacaagcagTGAGCCAGACTTCTAGTCAAAAGTCTTCTCACTCTTTAGGAGATCAGAATCGTTCTTGTTTTCAGGGAAATATGGAATCACATTTTCCAGTTCGTCGACGATCATTCAGGCTCgggtctgttggttctttctcatctGCCACTGGTGGCTTGTCAAAGTCCCAGGCAGGGACAGGTGATGGCAGTGGAGCAAAAACACTTAAGTGGACCTTGTGA
- the LOC134189362 gene encoding nuclear factor of activated T-cells 5-like, whose protein sequence is MQQLNDDVCCADISTWNFGLADGFRDVLSEDTTDDFSTASLSSHPGPGGRGTPTNTCDSDSDMRIELPSCSTQQRRKRKPNHFNSACISTSSASSRQTKLVSPSSPSRSCNRDGRHPHVIRIRNHTGLSHQRARNNGRSFVASDSGLDGDQYADDEEEEEEESPSPLFTPASQSFEQIIAGANRDNSLKPFLQIVEQPEKCYRARYACEGCRGPIKGRTPETAGASTFPTVKVMNYCGTAMMTVHLVTVSGDPHYHIIVPGSSQSSKAQTITADSIPALQLTITPEDDMKAIWDNLSIRRLRRWEGDRKLRNRGVDPATWQKERVQAALMFQASIFTPEGVKLIKVMSEPIQCTSPQGSPEISWISHESGGVNGGNEIGLIGLRFNRGFKVRFYSEDWEMNANVDRNKSNTGGAVVIVPSYKDQGIMEPVKVCIEVKIGPDRNPICSDPVEYTYLPLVELSEVVTQQVPCPQSRDRSPSSLSSSPHVYSTEQPQSSPISYSNFFDTYLSTSPGVSPSSLNHSGSSSMPATTHSSPNPTTGTSYLCEYQQVTNPPMNDQHTFSSHLLCPSKQPQQMLKQELQSSPVCSQVDQTAVGYPSLLEMSGLMSQGQVMNMNYDDDHMYDDDDMLNCINLDSLTPTEEANSLPLHFMQTSQSQQSYHPPQSAISLSQLLANHTGGMQENTNVSTLDVLTLLARRGLLKMD, encoded by the exons ATGCAGCAGCTGAATGATG ACGTTTGCTGCGCGGATATCTCGACATGGAATTTTGGGTTAGCAG ATGGTTTTCGCGACGTGCTTTCGGAGGACACGACCGACGACTTCTCAACCGCTTCGTTGTCCTCTCACCCAGGGCCGGGTGGTCGGGGGACGCCGACGAACACGTGCGACTCGGACTCCGACATGCGCATTGAGCTGCCGAGCTGCAGCACGCAGCAGCGTCGCAAGCGCAAGCCAAACCACTTCAACAGCGCTTGCATATCGACGAGCAGCGCGTCGTCGCGTCAGACAAAGTTGGTGAGTCCCTCCAGCCCGTCTCGTTCGTGCAACCGCGATGGTCGTCATCCGCACGTGATCCGGATTCGCAACCACACCGGGTTGTCAcaccagagagcgcgcaatAACGGCAGGTCGTTCGTTGCCTCCGATTCCGGTCTGGACGGTGATCAATACGCCGACgatgaagaggaagaggaagaggagtCTCCATCTCCACTCTTCACGCCCGCATCACAATCATTCGAGCAAATCATTGCCGGCGCAAACCGGGACAACTCGCTCAAGCCATTTCTGCAGATAGTCGAGCAGCCGGAGAAGTGCTATCGTGCGAGATACGCATGCGAGGGCTGTCGAGGTCCAATCAAGGGTCGGACCCCGGAAACGGCAGGAGCGAGCACGTTTCCAACAGTGAAG gTGATGAATTACTGTGGAACTGCTATGATGACCGTCCATCTGGTCACTGTGTCTGGTGATCCCCATTACCACATCATCGTCCCCGGATCGAGTCAGAGCAGCAAGGCCCAGACAATCACAGCCGACAGCATTCCGGCTCTTCAACTGACTATAACACCCGAGGACGACATGAAGGCAAT TTGGGATAACTTGAGTATTCGACGTCTTCGACGTTGGGAGGGAGACAGGAAGCTAAGAAATCGGGGTGTTGACCCCGCCACATGGCAGAAGGAGAGAGTTCAAGCTGCTCTGATGTTTCAAGCATCGATCTTTACTCCAGAAGGAGTGAAGCTAATCAAAGTCATGTCAGAACCCATACAATGCA cCTCTCCTCAGGGTTCGCCCGAAATATCGTGGATTAGTCACGAGTCGGGGGGTGTTAACGGCGGCAACGAGATCGGTTTGATTGGATTGCGATTCAACCGAGGATTCAAAGTCCGATTCTATT CTGAGGATTGGGAGATGAATGCGAATGTGGATCGAAACAAGTCCAACACG GGTGGAGCTGTTGTTATCGTGCCATCGTATAAGGATCAGGGTATTATGGAGCCGGTCAAGGTGTGCATTGAGGTTAAAATTGGACCGGACAGGAATCCGATTTGCAGTGATCCGGTGGAGTACACGTATCTCCCGCTTGTTGAATTGTCGGAAGTTG tGACTCAGCAGGTGCCATGTCCACAGTCACGAGATCGCTCTCCATCATCGCTCTCATCATCACCTCATGTCTATTCAACCGAGCAGCCTCAGTCCAGTCCCATCAGTTACTCAAACTTCTTTGATACTTATCTGTCCACCTCACCTGGTGTATCTCCCAGCTCCCTGAACCACTCAGGGTCATCCTCAATGCCAGCTACGACCCACTCATCACCAAACCCAACAACAGGCACATCGTACTTGTGTGAATACCAACAGGTGACCAACCCCCCTATGAACGATCAACACACTTTTTCATCTCATCTTTTGTGTCCCTCAAAACAGCCACAACAAATG TTGAAACAGGAATTGCAGTCGTCTCCTGTATGTTCGCAAGTCGACCAGACTGCCGTCGGGTACCCCTCGCTTCTTGAGATGTCGGGCTTGATGTCGCAAGGTCAGGTCATGAACATGAACTACGACGACGATCACATgtacgacgacgacgacatgTTGAATTGTATTAATTTGGACAGCCTGACGCCGACCGAAGAGGCCAACAGTCTTCCTTTACACTTCATGCAGACGTCACAGTCTCAGCAGTCATATCATCCTCCTCAGTCTGCCATCTCTCTCAGCCAGCTTCTGGCCAATCACACGGGTGGCATGCAAGAGAACACGAACGTGTCGACCCTCGATGTGTTGACGCTGTTGGCCAGAAGAGGTCTCCTCAAAATGGATTGA
- the LOC134189428 gene encoding nucleoside diphosphate-linked moiety X motif 6-like produces MPAAWLKVPIEQSGFISDAASLGFCYHHAVDNHAMLVQWLQEGKTRIADYASHQVGVCGVVLKEDTQEILVTKDRHKISKWKFPGGLSDYAEDIADTAVREVREETGIKTEFRSLLAIRQQHHQPHAFDCSDLYFVCRLSPLSFAISPCEHEILECCWMNIDYLATSKEATLLTERVTGLLLHGLKHGFESIDLQMDELPAVYDGLTYKLFSRNVEYQQYMNKTLG; encoded by the exons ATGCCAGCAGCATGGCTGAAAGTGCCTATAGAGCAAAGTGGTTTTATATCAGATGCTGCATCGTTGGGTTTCTGTTATCATCATGCTGTCGATAACCATGCGATGTTGGTTCAGTGGCTGCAAGAGGGGAAGACGAGAATTGCAGACTATGCTTCACATCAAGTGGGCGTCTGTG GAGTTGTGCTAAAGGAAGACACACAAGAAATTCTTGTGACGAAGGACAGACACAAG ATTAGTAAATGGAAGTTTCCAGGAGGACTATCTGACTATGCTGAAGATATTG CTGACACTGCTGTTCGGGAAGTTAGGGAGGAAACAGGTATCAAGACAG AGTTTCGGTCTCTACTTGCTATCCGACAGCAACATCATCAGCCTCATGCGTTTGATTGCTCTGATTTGTACTTTGTGTGTCGTCTCTCGCCTCTTTCTTTTGCCATATCCCCGTGTGAGCATGAAATTCTCGAGTGCTGTTGGATGAATATTGACTACCTGGCAACTAGCAAGGAAGCAACACTGCTGACAGAGCGGGTGACTGGTCTCTTACTTCATGGGTTGAAACATGGATTTGAGTCGATTGATTTACAAATGGATGAGTTGCCAGCAGTGTATGATGGTTTGACATATAAATTGTTTAGTAGAAACGTTGAATACCAACAGTATATGAACAAAACGCTGGGATAG